Proteins encoded together in one Phyllostomus discolor isolate MPI-MPIP mPhyDis1 chromosome 6, mPhyDis1.pri.v3, whole genome shotgun sequence window:
- the LOC114499082 gene encoding olfactory receptor 5M10-like, with the protein MSSPNHTTVAEFILLGLTDDPVLEKILFGVFLVIYLITLTGNLCMIVLIRSNSHLQTPMYFFLSHLSFVDICYSSNITPSMLYNFLSDQKTISYAGCFSQCLLFIALVITELYILASMALDRYVAICSPLHYSTRMSKDTCTSLVMVCYVFGFLNGLSQALLTFHLSFCGSLEINHFYCADPPLIMLACSDTHVKTMAMLVVAGFTLSTSLFTILLSYLFILAAILRIRSAEGRHKAFSTCGSHLTTVTIFYGTLFCMYLKPPSERSVEESKIIAVFYTFLSPMLNPLIYSLRNKHVIHALQQTMRGNLFHKNRG; encoded by the coding sequence ATGTCTTCCCCAAACCACACTACAGTGGCAGAATTCATTCTCTTGGGACTCACAGATGACCCAGTACTAGAGAAGATCCTGTTTGGGGTGTTTCTGGTGATCTACCTAATCACTCTGACAGGGAATCTGTGCATGATCGTGCTGATCAGGAGCAATTCCCACCTCCAAACGCCCATGTATTTCTTCCTTAGCCACCTCTCCTTTGTAGACATTTGCTATTCTTCCAACATCACCCCAAGTATGCTGTACAATTTCCTCTCAGACCAGAAGACCATCTCCTATGCTGGATGCTTCTCACAGTGTCTTCTCTTCATTGCCCTGGTGATCACTGAGCTTTACATCCTTGCCTCAATGGCATTGGATCGCTATGTAGCCATCTGCAGCCCTTTACATTACAGTACCAGAATGTCCAAGGACACTTGTACCTCTCTAGTCATGGTATGTTATGTTTTTGGCTTCCTCAATGGACTCTCTCAGGCACTGCTGACCTTTCACTTGTCCTTCTGTGGCTCCCTGGAAATCAATCATTTCTACTGTGCAGATCCTCCTCTTATAATGCTGGCCTGCTCTGACACCCATGTCAAAACGATGGCAATGCTGGTAGTGGCTGGATTTACTCTCTCAACCTCTCTCTTCACCATTCTCCTGTCCTACCTTTTCATTCTTGCGGCCATCTTGAGGATCCGTTCTGCTGAAGGCAGGCACaaagccttctctacctgtgGTTCCCACCTGACAACAGTCACTATATTTTATGGGACTCTCTTCTGCATGTACTTAAAGCCCCCATCTGAGAGGTCTGTAGAGGAGTCCAAAATAATTGCAGTCTTTTACACTTTTTTGAGCCCAATGCTGAACCCATTGATTTATAGTCTAAGGAACAAGCATGTGATCCACGCCCTGCAGCAGACAATGAGAGGAAATCTCTTCCATAAAAACAGAGGTTAG